The Candidatus Cloacimonadaceae bacterium genome includes the window CAAGAACAGCCAGGTAAAGTCCTGGATGGAAGCTGCGGAGTTCCCTGCCTGTGAAGACCAGACCACTATCCTGGCAGAGATGATCAAGTTCTATCTCGCCTGTGGGAATGGCTTCCTGATCAAGATGCGTAACGCACAGGGACAGTGGATGGGTCTGGAAAGGATGCTGCCCTCTGAAGTGCAGATCGTGGAGAACTATGATGAGTTCGGCTTCTTTCGCCCTAACTACATCCAGGTAAAGAACAACCAGAAGAAAGACTTTGCCTATGCCGATATCATCCACATCAAGAAGAGCACTCATAAGAGCAATGCCTGGGGCTTAGCCTGTTTACCCATAGCTATCAATGTCGAGATACTCTCCGAGATCAAGACCTTCGACTACAACAACTTCAAGAACGGTCTCATGATCGACTATTTCGTGATCGTAGAAGGTGGAACTCTCAGAGACGGAACTGTAACAGATGAGCAGGGCAATGAAGTCATGACCGATGCCTATACAGAGATCGAGAAAGCACTCACCGAAGTCAAAGGCAATGCCAAGAGCCACTCTACTGTACTGATCGAGAGTGAAAGCAGAGACGTTAAGATACGCCTCGAGCCACTTCGTCAGCAAGACCGGGAAGGTGGTTTCATCACACTTAAGAAAGACCTGAGAGAAGGTATCTTTGCTTATCACCGGGTCCCGGCAAGGATAGTCTCACAGCTAATCCCAGGGCAGCTTGGTGGCGATAACAAGAGCGATATGCTGATGTTCTACCACTTCGTAGTCAAACCGCTGCAGAACCGCCTGGCACTTACCCTGGCAATAGAGTTCAACTTTGAGTTCGGATGGAACC containing:
- a CDS encoding phage portal protein is translated as MRVMRLGGYNLAISSASDLLESKYKPEPIDLSKCSRVGKQLISKAAETKKVVSQPYSMSNLLNLLDTDEYHSGCVDALSMATVMEFDCKNSQVKSWMEAAEFPACEDQTTILAEMIKFYLACGNGFLIKMRNAQGQWMGLERMLPSEVQIVENYDEFGFFRPNYIQVKNNQKKDFAYADIIHIKKSTHKSNAWGLACLPIAINVEILSEIKTFDYNNFKNGLMIDYFVIVEGGTLRDGTVTDEQGNEVMTDAYTEIEKALTEVKGNAKSHSTVLIESESRDVKIRLEPLRQQDREGGFITLKKDLREGIFAYHRVPARIVSQLIPGQLGGDNKSDMLMFYHFVVKPLQNRLALTLAIEFNFEFGWNLTPDEFNFGNLTEKLQSADEQLFMQNRNL